From a region of the Lactuca sativa cultivar Salinas chromosome 4, Lsat_Salinas_v11, whole genome shotgun sequence genome:
- the LOC111901528 gene encoding ribonuclease E/G-like protein, chloroplastic isoform X1 translates to MQSLCETLWMLRGEVSLSLHLVSSRKSRKILVRRSLTRSCSRSSSQNIFGSWMVETWLPGQPLISAKAKDEAKQLENSGSNFVVSKQLLGDLDFEDDFSSELYEPYSRCYQPVEEPWLLEASIFSQYDRQIDSSNDSTCENNISEREYPVEEPWLSIKAPTIDVSLENNVENIKPKDQSPRIEKIFDKLTRVSVGNEKESEKPVNELEEIPKRLFLDDEGRVGMQGTQQGVSVDTVILINSSLCTMQRVAVMEDEKLVEILLEPIKNNVHCDSVYIGVVTKLVPNMGGAFVNIGHPRASLVGISHHVEPFIFPPFSRHKEPRSVDGSLLVELLEHSRVNENNKPKSEEQEVIDNIEENDDDMDDDEFDVPEDFPEDVNGGVVNSVVYINGKRNIFQPIETSHDSNHQTMTEITDSNKGPCTNESKWAQVQKGTKIIVQVVKEGLGTKGPTLTAYPKLRSRFWVLLTRCDRIGISKKISGLERTRLRVIAKTLQPPGFGLTVRTVAAGHTMEELEKDLDGLLLMWKGITEQATSAALAADEGVEGAIPAMLHRAMGQTLSVVQDYFNDKVKNMIVDSPRIYHEVTNYLQEIAPDLCNRVELYTKKNPLFDEYNIEEELNNMLSKRVSLSNGGYLVIEQTEALVSIDVNGGQCMLGHGTSQEKAILDVNLAAAKQIARELRLRDIGGIIVVDFIDMWDDSNKRLVYEEVKKAVERDRSLVKVSELSRHGLMEITRKRVRPSVTFMISEPCSCCHATGRVEALETSFSKIEREICRFLARMERADPGKPETWPKFVLMVDRYMGSYLTSGKRTRLAILSSSLRVWILLKVARGFTRGGFEIKPLADFKDHRDEDQQMSRTQPPPFQPPHAARDPRPLRRKVTIFPIKKWKTGGK, encoded by the exons ATGCAATCCTTATGTGAAACCTTGTGGATGTTAAGAGGTGAAGTTTCTCTTTCACTGCATTTAGTTAGTAGTAGAAAGAGCAGAAAGATTTTGGTGAGAAGATCATTGACTAGATCTTGTAGCAGAAGCTCTTCACAGAATATCTTTGGGTCATGGATGGTGGAAACATGGCTACCTGGACAACCTTTGATTTCTGCTAAAGCTAAAG ATGAAGCAAAACAATTGGAAAATTCCGGAAGTAACTTTGTGGTTTCAAAACAATTGTTGGGTGATCTTGATTTTGAGGATGATTTCAGTTCTGAACTTTATGAACCATACAGCAGATGTTATCAGCCTGTAGAGGAACCCTGGCTTCTAGAAGCTTCCATCTTTTCCCAATATGATAGACAAATAGATTCTTCAAATGATTCAACATGTGAAAATAATATATCAGAAAGAGAGTACCCTGTTGAAGAGCCATGGTTATCTATCAAGGCTCCCACCATTGATGTATCTTTAGAAAACAATGTGGAAAACATCAAGCCAAAGGATCAAAGTCCAAGAATTGAAAAAATATTTGATAAATTGACTCGGGTATCTGTTGGAAATGAGAAAGAAAGTGAGAAACCTGTTAATGAGCTTGAGGAAATTCCAAAAAGATTGTTTCTTGATGATGAGGGTAGGGTAGGTATGCAAGGTACACAACAAGGGGTATCTGTTGATACAGTTATATTGATAAACTCATCTTTATGTACAATGCAAAGGGTTGCTGTAATGGAAGATGAAAAACTGGTTGAAATATTACTAGAACCTATAAAAAACAATGTTCATTGTGATAGTGTATATATAGGAGTAGTCACAAAACTAGTTCCAAACATGGGAGGAGCATTTGTAAACATAGGTCACCCCAGAGCTTCTCTTGTTGGAATAAGTCATCATGTGGAGCCCTTTATATTTCCTCCATTTTCCCGCCATAAAGAACCAAGATCGGTAGATGGGTCTTTGCTTGTTGAGCTTCTAGAACATTCTAGAGTTAATGAGAACAACAAACCCAAATCAGAAGAACAAGAGGTTATCGATAACATTGAGGAGAATGATGATGACATggatgatgatgagtttgatgtGCCTGAAGACTTTCCGGAAGATGTGAATGGAGGTGTGGTTAACTCTGTGGTGTATATTAATGGCAAAAGGAATATATTTCAACCAATCGAAACTTCTCATGATTCAAATCATCAAACCATGACTGAGATTACTGATAGTAACAAGGGTCCATGCACAAATGAAAGTAAATGGGCACAAGTTCAAAAGGGTACTAAAATAATTGTGCAAGTTGTCAAAGAGGGATTGGGTACCAAAGGGCCCACATTGACTGCTTATCCAAAGTTAAGAAGCCGATTTTGG GTTTTGTTGACACGTTGTGATAGAATTGGGATTTCGAAGAAGATTTCAGGATTGGAGAGGACTCGATTGAGGGTGATAGCAAAGACATTGCAGCCACCTGGTTTTGGTCTTACAGTGAGGACTGTTGCTGCAGGCCATACAATGGAAGAACTTGAAAAGGATCTTGATGGATTGCTTTTGATGTGGAAAGGTATCACTGAACAAGCAACATCTGCAGCCCTTGCTGCAGATGAAGGTGTAGAAGGTGCAATTCCTGCTATGTTACATCGAGCCATGGGTCAAACACTATCAGTAGTCCAAGACTATTTTAATGACAAG GTTAAGAACATGATAGTTGATTCTCCAAGGATATATCATGag GTTACAAATTATCTTCAAGAAATAGCTCCTGATCTCTGCAATCGTGTTGAGTTATACACTAAAAAGAATCCACTTTTTGATGAGTACAACATCGAGGAAGAATTGAACAACATGTTAAGTAAAAG GGTGTCACTCTCTAATGGAGGTTATCTAGTAATTGAACAAACAGAAGCTTTAGTCTCCATTGATGTGAATGGAGGACAATGTATGCTTGGTCATGGAACTTCACAGGAGAAAGCCATTCTTGATGTCAATCTTGCAGCTGCTAAACAA ATTGCTAGGGAATTAAGATTGAGGGATATTGGTGGAATTATTGTGGTCGATTTCATTGATATGTGGGATGATT caaATAAACGATTGGTTTATGAAGAAGTTAAAAAAGCAGTTGAGAGAGATCGATCGTTGGTTAAAGTCTCGGAACTTTCTAGACATGGGCTCATGGAGATCACTAGAAAAAGG GTGCGACCTAGTGTGACATTTATGATCAGTGAGCCATGTTCTTGTTGTCATGCAACTGGAAGAGTAGAAGCTTTGGAAACTTCATTTTCAAAAATCGAACGTGAAATTTGTCGATTTCTTGCAAGAATGGAAAGGGCAGATCCTGGAAAACCTGAAACTTGGCCGAAATTTGTTCTCATGGTTGACCGATATATGGGGAGTTATTTGACTTCGGGGAAGAGGACACGATTGGCAATTCTAAGTAGTTCTCTTAGAGTATGGATTTTGCTTAAG GTTGCGAGAGGGTTTACTCGAGGAGGATTTGAGATAAAACCACTGGCGGATTTCAAGGATCATAGAGATGAAGATCAACAAATGAGTCGGACTCAGCCGCCGCCATTTCAGCCGCCACATGCCGCCAGAGATCCGCGTCCGCTGAGACGGAAAGTCACCATCTTTCCGATCAAGAAATGGAAGACCGGTGGCAAGtga
- the LOC111901528 gene encoding ribonuclease E/G-like protein, chloroplastic isoform X2, protein MVETWLPGQPLISAKAKDEAKQLENSGSNFVVSKQLLGDLDFEDDFSSELYEPYSRCYQPVEEPWLLEASIFSQYDRQIDSSNDSTCENNISEREYPVEEPWLSIKAPTIDVSLENNVENIKPKDQSPRIEKIFDKLTRVSVGNEKESEKPVNELEEIPKRLFLDDEGRVGMQGTQQGVSVDTVILINSSLCTMQRVAVMEDEKLVEILLEPIKNNVHCDSVYIGVVTKLVPNMGGAFVNIGHPRASLVGISHHVEPFIFPPFSRHKEPRSVDGSLLVELLEHSRVNENNKPKSEEQEVIDNIEENDDDMDDDEFDVPEDFPEDVNGGVVNSVVYINGKRNIFQPIETSHDSNHQTMTEITDSNKGPCTNESKWAQVQKGTKIIVQVVKEGLGTKGPTLTAYPKLRSRFWVLLTRCDRIGISKKISGLERTRLRVIAKTLQPPGFGLTVRTVAAGHTMEELEKDLDGLLLMWKGITEQATSAALAADEGVEGAIPAMLHRAMGQTLSVVQDYFNDKVKNMIVDSPRIYHEVTNYLQEIAPDLCNRVELYTKKNPLFDEYNIEEELNNMLSKRVSLSNGGYLVIEQTEALVSIDVNGGQCMLGHGTSQEKAILDVNLAAAKQIARELRLRDIGGIIVVDFIDMWDDSNKRLVYEEVKKAVERDRSLVKVSELSRHGLMEITRKRVRPSVTFMISEPCSCCHATGRVEALETSFSKIEREICRFLARMERADPGKPETWPKFVLMVDRYMGSYLTSGKRTRLAILSSSLRVWILLKVARGFTRGGFEIKPLADFKDHRDEDQQMSRTQPPPFQPPHAARDPRPLRRKVTIFPIKKWKTGGK, encoded by the exons ATGGTGGAAACATGGCTACCTGGACAACCTTTGATTTCTGCTAAAGCTAAAG ATGAAGCAAAACAATTGGAAAATTCCGGAAGTAACTTTGTGGTTTCAAAACAATTGTTGGGTGATCTTGATTTTGAGGATGATTTCAGTTCTGAACTTTATGAACCATACAGCAGATGTTATCAGCCTGTAGAGGAACCCTGGCTTCTAGAAGCTTCCATCTTTTCCCAATATGATAGACAAATAGATTCTTCAAATGATTCAACATGTGAAAATAATATATCAGAAAGAGAGTACCCTGTTGAAGAGCCATGGTTATCTATCAAGGCTCCCACCATTGATGTATCTTTAGAAAACAATGTGGAAAACATCAAGCCAAAGGATCAAAGTCCAAGAATTGAAAAAATATTTGATAAATTGACTCGGGTATCTGTTGGAAATGAGAAAGAAAGTGAGAAACCTGTTAATGAGCTTGAGGAAATTCCAAAAAGATTGTTTCTTGATGATGAGGGTAGGGTAGGTATGCAAGGTACACAACAAGGGGTATCTGTTGATACAGTTATATTGATAAACTCATCTTTATGTACAATGCAAAGGGTTGCTGTAATGGAAGATGAAAAACTGGTTGAAATATTACTAGAACCTATAAAAAACAATGTTCATTGTGATAGTGTATATATAGGAGTAGTCACAAAACTAGTTCCAAACATGGGAGGAGCATTTGTAAACATAGGTCACCCCAGAGCTTCTCTTGTTGGAATAAGTCATCATGTGGAGCCCTTTATATTTCCTCCATTTTCCCGCCATAAAGAACCAAGATCGGTAGATGGGTCTTTGCTTGTTGAGCTTCTAGAACATTCTAGAGTTAATGAGAACAACAAACCCAAATCAGAAGAACAAGAGGTTATCGATAACATTGAGGAGAATGATGATGACATggatgatgatgagtttgatgtGCCTGAAGACTTTCCGGAAGATGTGAATGGAGGTGTGGTTAACTCTGTGGTGTATATTAATGGCAAAAGGAATATATTTCAACCAATCGAAACTTCTCATGATTCAAATCATCAAACCATGACTGAGATTACTGATAGTAACAAGGGTCCATGCACAAATGAAAGTAAATGGGCACAAGTTCAAAAGGGTACTAAAATAATTGTGCAAGTTGTCAAAGAGGGATTGGGTACCAAAGGGCCCACATTGACTGCTTATCCAAAGTTAAGAAGCCGATTTTGG GTTTTGTTGACACGTTGTGATAGAATTGGGATTTCGAAGAAGATTTCAGGATTGGAGAGGACTCGATTGAGGGTGATAGCAAAGACATTGCAGCCACCTGGTTTTGGTCTTACAGTGAGGACTGTTGCTGCAGGCCATACAATGGAAGAACTTGAAAAGGATCTTGATGGATTGCTTTTGATGTGGAAAGGTATCACTGAACAAGCAACATCTGCAGCCCTTGCTGCAGATGAAGGTGTAGAAGGTGCAATTCCTGCTATGTTACATCGAGCCATGGGTCAAACACTATCAGTAGTCCAAGACTATTTTAATGACAAG GTTAAGAACATGATAGTTGATTCTCCAAGGATATATCATGag GTTACAAATTATCTTCAAGAAATAGCTCCTGATCTCTGCAATCGTGTTGAGTTATACACTAAAAAGAATCCACTTTTTGATGAGTACAACATCGAGGAAGAATTGAACAACATGTTAAGTAAAAG GGTGTCACTCTCTAATGGAGGTTATCTAGTAATTGAACAAACAGAAGCTTTAGTCTCCATTGATGTGAATGGAGGACAATGTATGCTTGGTCATGGAACTTCACAGGAGAAAGCCATTCTTGATGTCAATCTTGCAGCTGCTAAACAA ATTGCTAGGGAATTAAGATTGAGGGATATTGGTGGAATTATTGTGGTCGATTTCATTGATATGTGGGATGATT caaATAAACGATTGGTTTATGAAGAAGTTAAAAAAGCAGTTGAGAGAGATCGATCGTTGGTTAAAGTCTCGGAACTTTCTAGACATGGGCTCATGGAGATCACTAGAAAAAGG GTGCGACCTAGTGTGACATTTATGATCAGTGAGCCATGTTCTTGTTGTCATGCAACTGGAAGAGTAGAAGCTTTGGAAACTTCATTTTCAAAAATCGAACGTGAAATTTGTCGATTTCTTGCAAGAATGGAAAGGGCAGATCCTGGAAAACCTGAAACTTGGCCGAAATTTGTTCTCATGGTTGACCGATATATGGGGAGTTATTTGACTTCGGGGAAGAGGACACGATTGGCAATTCTAAGTAGTTCTCTTAGAGTATGGATTTTGCTTAAG GTTGCGAGAGGGTTTACTCGAGGAGGATTTGAGATAAAACCACTGGCGGATTTCAAGGATCATAGAGATGAAGATCAACAAATGAGTCGGACTCAGCCGCCGCCATTTCAGCCGCCACATGCCGCCAGAGATCCGCGTCCGCTGAGACGGAAAGTCACCATCTTTCCGATCAAGAAATGGAAGACCGGTGGCAAGtga